One stretch of Eupeodes corollae chromosome 2, idEupCoro1.1, whole genome shotgun sequence DNA includes these proteins:
- the LOC129947059 gene encoding uncharacterized protein LOC129947059, which produces MASNVLLIILVAVTFTFSTTTGRIVKKRQIYREQVLPHAGGKIPDTAFQTDRLFLNHLQKEGIAIPDGIVLQQRNPQVYPFLNKQSRTVYKVALSSDGRYIPNEGRYFYDSPPSVETTYLVPQIHDYPERPSSSIMPAYPVYRQLNIQNPLLNQPKLQSKLKHKKKSFLYLSPYSKTSALGSDKLKIIKPQTQTLKVLNDPLGILSNNHHFNSNYGHAHLFNEFDNLFNDFQLDNPRPIYKQ; this is translated from the exons ATGGCATCAAACGTGCTTCTGATTATTTTAGTAGCAgttacatttacattttcaacaacaacaggACGGATTGTTAAG aaaagacAAATATACCGTGAACAAGTTCTGCCCCATGCTGGTGGAAAAATTCCTGATACAGCCTTTCAAACAGATCGCCTGTTTTTGAATCATTTGCAAAAGGAAGGCATTGCAATACCAGATGGCATAGTTTTGCAACAGCGCAATCCACAA gTCTATCCGTTTCTAAACAAACAGTCGAGAACTGTGTACAAAGTGGCATTGAGCTCAGATGGAAGGTACATACCAAATGAAGGACGTTATTTCTACGATTCCCCACCATCAGTGGAGACAACATATTTAGTTCCACAAATTCATGACTATCCCGAACGACCATCATCATCTATAATGCCAGCTTATCCCGTCTACAGACAACTAAACATACAAAATCCACTTCTCAATCAACCCAAACTCCAGTCGAAATTGAAGCacaagaaaaaat CATTTTTATACTTATCACCATACAGCAAAACCTCTGCACTCGGCTCAGACAAACTAAAGATCATCAAGCCACAAACCCAAACTCTGAAAGTATTGAACGATCCTTTGGGAATTTTGTCGAACAATCATCACTTTAACTCAAACTATGGTCATGCTCAT CTCTTCAACGAATTCGACAACTTATTTAATGATTTTCAGCTGGACAATCCGAGGCCTATTTATAAACAatag